DNA from Deltaproteobacteria bacterium:
GAACGCACCACAGCTTGTCGGAAAAGTAGCGCGCGGGACGAAGTATGACAATGGCAAAGAGATGAGGGTCGCCGCCTAGTATCTTTTTACACACCTATTGACAACGGCTCAGCGACGCGATTGTTTGTTCGATAAAAGGAGTGCGTAAAATTGGACAGCCGATGTCAATTACGTCCAACATAGGTTGAAACGTGATAACATAACGACGATTCATCGGCAAAACAAACGGCAGAAATGCGAGTAGCACTGGTTCACGATTGGTTGACGGGGACGCGCGGCGGCGAAAAATGCCTCGAAGTGTTGTGCGAGCTATTTCCTGAGGCCGATCTCTATACGCTTGTTTATGTCCCTGAGAAAGTCTCGCCCGCGATAGCACGGATGAATATCCGGCCGTCGTGGCTTAACCGCTTGCCGCTGATCGCGCGCACCTACCGCTACTACCTGCCACTCATGCCGCGCGCGATTGAGGGCTTCGATTTGCCCGGCTATGACTTGATTCTCTCTAGCAGCCACTGTGTGGCCAAAGGGGTCTTCCCCCGTCGCGCGTTGCATATCGCTTATATCCACGCGCCCATGCGCTATGTCTGGGATCAGCACGACGCTTATTTCGCCAGCGAGGGTTGGTCTCTGGCTCAATCGGGCATGGCATTGTGCCGGCGCTACTTGCAGCGTTGGGATGTGGCTTGCGCCGATCGAGTGGATTATTTCGTAGCGAATTCAAACAACGTGGGCGATAAAATTCGCAAACTCTACGGGCGCGAGGCGACGACTATCTACCCACCGGTGGAGGTCGATCGTTTCCTTCTGGGCGGTGCATCGAAGGATTATTATTTAGTCGTGTCAGCGTTGGTTCCGTACAAGCGCGTCGACCTGGCGATCGCCGCCTGCAATCGGCTGGGTGCGCCGTTAAAAATCGTCGGCGATGGGCCGCTGCGCCAACGTTTGCAGCGACTCGCCGGGCCAAATGTTGAATTTCTCGGGTGGGTTCACGATCAACAGCTGGCGCAGCTTTATTCAGATTGCAAGGCGTTACTCTTCCCAGGCGAAGAGGATTTTGGCATTGTGGCGTTAGAAGCGCAGGCTTGTGGCCGCCCTGTGATCGCCTATGGCAAAGGCGGGGTCCTGGAAAGCGTCATCGGAGTGGGAGCAAACGTTGCCCATCCGACTGGCGTTTTCTTTCCCGAGCAGACAGAGGCGAGCCTGATAGAAGCAATCAAAGGTTTTGAGCGCAGCATGAGCACCTTTGACCCGGTCTGCCTGCGGGCTCACGCCGCGAAGTTTTCGCGCGAGCGTTTCAAGGATGAAATTGCGCGGTTTATCGCCGAAAAACTCCGCGAGCGAGGGATAGTGAGACGAGAATGCTAAAGCGCCACCACGAATTTTTCAAAAGCTTGATGCTTTTGAGCGATCTCGTCTTTGTAAGCGCCGCTTGGTGGTGTGCGTTCTGGGCGAGATTCCATTCCGGTTTGCTGCCGGCGCTCGAAGGTTACGTTTTCAATCACTATCTCATCGCTTGGCTGCTCATTCTCGGTGCCTGGACTTTTGTGTTTCGGCTGATGGACTTCTATCGGCCGCGGCGCATCTCTACCCATGGTCGTGAGTTTGTCGATCTGGTCAAGGCTTCGCTGTTGGCGCTGCTGACTTTTTTGGGCATCATTTTTATCATGCGTGATCTCGTCTTGTCGCGCATCGCCGTGCTGCTTTTCTGGTGCAGTAGCTTGGTGTTCGTCACTGCGAGTCACGTTACGTTCCGCGAAGGACTGCGTTATCTGCGCCGCCGCGGCCACAACCTGCGCCATGTGCTGATTGTCGGTACCGCCGCAGAGGTTCGCCAAATGGTTGAGAGGTTGACCTGGTATCGCCACTTGGGCCTTCGGGTTGTCGGCGTGCATTTGACCGAGCGCGGCGGGGACGCCATCGTTCCCAAGGGGGTGCGGTTGATTGCCGACCGCGCCAAGCTCGTGCGCCAGGTGAAGTCGGGCGGCATCGATCGGATATTCGTTACACTGCCGCTTGAGCAGGCTTCGCTGCTGCCGGAAATTCAGGCCTGGTTCGGCGATGAGCCGTTGACGATGCATTTCGTGCCTAATTTAGGCGCGTTAGCAAAATTGCGCGGCAGCATGGAAGAGTTTGACGGCCTGTCGATCATGACGCTGCAGAGCTCGCCTCTCTACGGGTGGGATGCGATTGTGAAGCGAACCATGGATATCGCGCTTAGCACGTTGGCACTCGCACCGGCGGCCCTGCCGATGATGATCATAGCGCTGTTGATCAAGCTGACATCGCCCGGGCCGGTTTTTTATCGGCAAGAACGCATGGGGCTCGATGGCCGGCGCTTTGTCATGATCAAATTTCGCACAATGGTGCAAGGCGCGGAAGACGAAACCGGCCCGACTTGGGCTGCCGCCGAGGACCCGCGCGTGACTCCGGTTGGGCGTTGGCTGAGACGCATGAGCTTGGATGAACTGCCACAGCTGGTGAATGTTCTGCGCGGCGAGATGAGCCTGGTTGGGCCGCGTCCCGAGCGGCCCCCCTTGATCGAAGAATTTCGCAAGACCATCCCTGCCTACATGTTGCGACATAAAGTCAAAGCCGGCATGACCGGCTGGGCGCAAATCAATGGCTGGCGCGGCAACACGTCGCTGCAAAAGCGTATTGACCATGACATCGCCTATATCGAGAGCTGGTCGGTTTGGCGCGACGTGAAAATTCTGACGTGGACCTTGCTCGGCGGGTTCCGCAACTGAGCCAGCAATCCCTTTCGCTCTAGGATCTTGGTTCGTGTCTAACCAGACTACAGTCGGAAATCGTCAGACGTCCTTGGCGCGGCTAGTCTGGGCATGGGAGGCTTGCATCCGCACTGCGCTGGCTGTCAGCGTTGTGTTGATAGGCGTTGGGCGCATCGATTTTCTCAGCCCGTTGCCGGGTTTGAGCGCGTGGAGCGTATCGCGTACGACGTTTTTCTTCTGGTTGATCGGTCGTCTCTATTTTTTCTGGCGCACGCGCACTCATTGGAATTTAACTTGGTCCGAGTGTCGGCCGCTGCTGCTTTTTCTCGCCGCGGCGGTGTTTTCGCTCGTGCCCAGCTTCCAGGATCTGGGCGATTTCCGCTATCTGTTTTTCGCCCTCGGCCACGGTGTCATGGTGTTGGATGTGCTTCGCAAAGAAACAGAACAGCGCTTTGTGATTGTCGGGCTTGGCTTGCTGCCGGCGTTGGTGTTGCTGCGCGGTCTTTTTGCCAACCCCGCCATACTCGATTTCAGCCTGACTCAACGATTGGGATACCCATTGGATCATGCCAACACGGCGGGGCATCTTTTGGCCATGAGCTTGCCGCTTAGCGTGGCGTTGTTGCTCTCGTCTCTGGCACGGTGGCGTCTGTTGGCGGCGGGGGCTGCCGTCGCGCAGCTCATTGCCTTGTTGTTGACCTATTCGCGCGGGGCGTGGCTAGGGGTTGCCGGAGCGATGGCGTTTCTACTCGTGGCGCTGGGCACGCGGAAAGAGTTCTTGTTGATACTCGTGTCGGTCGTGGTGCTGCTGTCGGCTGTTGAGCCCGTGCGCGAGCGCATGCTGGGCATTGTTGCTATGGGCAACGACCAAGCTACTACGGATCGGATCTCGCGCATGAGCGACGCTCTGCGCGTCGGCATGGCGAATCCGGTCTTAGGCGTCGGCTATGGCCGCGGCCGCTTGAAGGCGGCCATCCGAGCCAATCCCGCGAGTGAAACCAGCGTGAACGAACCGATCTGGCATAGTCACAACCACTATTTGGAATTGTTCGCCGGCAC
Protein-coding regions in this window:
- a CDS encoding glycosyltransferase family 4 protein gives rise to the protein MRVALVHDWLTGTRGGEKCLEVLCELFPEADLYTLVYVPEKVSPAIARMNIRPSWLNRLPLIARTYRYYLPLMPRAIEGFDLPGYDLILSSSHCVAKGVFPRRALHIAYIHAPMRYVWDQHDAYFASEGWSLAQSGMALCRRYLQRWDVACADRVDYFVANSNNVGDKIRKLYGREATTIYPPVEVDRFLLGGASKDYYLVVSALVPYKRVDLAIAACNRLGAPLKIVGDGPLRQRLQRLAGPNVEFLGWVHDQQLAQLYSDCKALLFPGEEDFGIVALEAQACGRPVIAYGKGGVLESVIGVGANVAHPTGVFFPEQTEASLIEAIKGFERSMSTFDPVCLRAHAAKFSRERFKDEIARFIAEKLRERGIVRREC
- a CDS encoding undecaprenyl-phosphate glucose phosphotransferase, with amino-acid sequence MLKRHHEFFKSLMLLSDLVFVSAAWWCAFWARFHSGLLPALEGYVFNHYLIAWLLILGAWTFVFRLMDFYRPRRISTHGREFVDLVKASLLALLTFLGIIFIMRDLVLSRIAVLLFWCSSLVFVTASHVTFREGLRYLRRRGHNLRHVLIVGTAAEVRQMVERLTWYRHLGLRVVGVHLTERGGDAIVPKGVRLIADRAKLVRQVKSGGIDRIFVTLPLEQASLLPEIQAWFGDEPLTMHFVPNLGALAKLRGSMEEFDGLSIMTLQSSPLYGWDAIVKRTMDIALSTLALAPAALPMMIIALLIKLTSPGPVFYRQERMGLDGRRFVMIKFRTMVQGAEDETGPTWAAAEDPRVTPVGRWLRRMSLDELPQLVNVLRGEMSLVGPRPERPPLIEEFRKTIPAYMLRHKVKAGMTGWAQINGWRGNTSLQKRIDHDIAYIESWSVWRDVKILTWTLLGGFRN